Proteins co-encoded in one Montipora capricornis isolate CH-2021 chromosome 12, ASM3666992v2, whole genome shotgun sequence genomic window:
- the LOC138025413 gene encoding adenosine receptor A3-like: protein MALPVYDELCLNSDEPFGSSPVLDFSLGLALSVNVFLLFAAVVGNMLIVRVFHLIVSINSSSRTLFYSLAASDLCVGFIVQPLNLVHLISDITGNRSLCQSTLPYFKVIGFAMCSVSLLTASEISVDRLLALRLRLSYRQVVSLGRVRLVVVVTWLVCLVSSLTTLWNPEAFSLLQMIGIASNIAVSTISYACIHHNLRQQEKHRKQRIFAQGVSEVSSFRSLHYKKSLSTALWVYCVLMSCYLPYIMVAALWSVFGAHREVAVMCQAFAVTLLYFNSAVNPVLYCLKIREVKERFKRLLSHVSCN, encoded by the coding sequence ATGGCCCTGCCTGTCTATGATGAATTATGTCTTAATAGCGACGAACCTTTTGGGAGTTCTCCAGTTTTGGATTTTTCGTTGGGACTTGCGCTGAGCGTGAATGTGTTCTTGCTCTTTGCCGCCGTGGTAGGAAACATGCTAATTGTGCGGGTATTCCACCTCATCGTTTCGATTAATTCCTCATCCAGAACACTGTTCTACTCGTTAGCGGCCAGCGATCTTTGCGTTGGATTTATCGTTCAACCATTGAATCTCGTGCACTTGATATCGGACATTACGGGCAACCGATCTCTTTGTCAAAGTACTTTGCCTTACTTTAAGGTAATTGGATTCGCCATGTGCAGTGTGTCGTTGCTAACCGCCTCAGAAATCAGTGTAGATAGATTATTGGCGCTTCGCTTACGGCTTAGCTATCGACAAGTGGTTTCGCTGGGCCGAGTTCGCCTTGTCGTGGTTGTAACCTGGCTTGTCTGTTTGGTATCTAGTTTGACCACCTTGTGGAACCCAGAAGCATTCAGTCTGCTTCAGATGATCGGCATAGCTTCAAACATTGCCGTCTCTACCATTAGCTACGCCTGTATTCACCACAATCTTCGCCAACAGGAGAAACATCGAAAACAAAGAATATTCGCTCAGGGCGTCAGTGAAGTTAGCAGCTTTCGTAGCCTACATTACAAGAAAAGTCTGTCCACTGCGCTGTGGGTGTACTGTGTTTTGATGTCGTGTTATTTGCCTTATATAATGGTAGCGGCTCTTTGGAGCGTTTTTGGCGCTCACAGAGAGGTGGCGGTTATGTGCCAAGCCTTTGCTGTTACGTTACTGTATTTTAACTCGGCTGTTAATCCTGTGTTATACTGTTTGAAAATAAGGGAGGTAAAGGAGAGATTCAAACGATTACTCAGTCATGTAAGCTGCAACTGA
- the LOC138025414 gene encoding adenosine receptor A3-like yields MALPVYDELCQNQEKAFGRSPVFAFSLHFALSVNVFLLFAGVVGNTLIVRIFHQVVSIHSSSRTLFYSFAASDFCVGFIVQPLNLVYLISNITGNRSLCKSALPYLEVTGCAMFGVSLLTAYEISVDRLLALRLRLSYRQVVSLGRVRLVVVVTWLVSLVSGLTSLWNREAFNLLQIIGTFLAIAISTVSYGWIHHKLRQQKKHRKQRKVAWVESGQVVSGVSSFSSIHYKKTLSTALWVYCVLMSCYLPYIMVAALWSVFGAQREVVICHAFALTLLYFNSAVTPVLYCLKIREVKERFKRLLSHVSCN; encoded by the coding sequence ATGGCCCTGCCTGTCTATGATGAATTATGTCAAAATCAGGAGAAAGCTTTTGGGCGTTCGCCAGTGTTTGCTTTTTCGCTGCATTTTGCGTTGAGCGTGAATGTGTTCTTGCTCTTTGCCGGCGTGGTAGGAAACACACTAATTGTGCGGATATTCCACCAGGTCGTCTCGATTCATTCCTCATCTCGAACACTGTTCTACTCGTTTGCGGCCAGCGATTTTTGCGTTGGATTCATTGTTCAGCCGTTGAATCTCGTGTACTTGATATCGAACATTACGGGCAACAGATCTCTTTGTAAAAGTGCCTTGCCTTACCTCGAGGTAACGGGATGCGCCATGTTCGGTGTGTCGTTGCTAACCGCCTATGAAATCAGTGTAGATAGATTATTGGCACTTCGCTTACGGCTTAGCTATCGACAAGTGGTTTCGCTTGGCCGAGTTCGCCTTGTCGTGGTTGTAACCTGGCTTGTCAGTTTAGTATCTGGTTTGACCAGCTTGTGGAACAGAGAAGCATTCAATCTACTTCAAATAATTGGCACATTTCTTGCCATTGCCATTTCTACCGTTAGCTACGGCTGGATTCACCACAAACTTCGCCAACAGAAGAAACATCGAAAGCAAAGAAAAGTCGCTTGGGTCGAATCAGGCCAGGTCGTCAGTGGAGTTAGCAGTTTTAGTAGCATACATTACAAGAAAACTCTGTCCACTGCGCTGTGGGTGTACTGTGTTTTGATGTCGTGTTATTTGCCTTATATAATGGTCGCGGCTCTTTGGAGCGTTTTTGGCGCTCAAAGAGAGGTGGTCATCTGCCATGCCTTTGCTCTTACGTTACTGTATTTTAACTCGGCTGTTACTCCTGTGTTATATTGTTTGAAAATAAGAGAGGTAAAGGAGAGATTCAAACGATTACTCAGTCATGTAAGCTGCAACTGA